One Euwallacea similis isolate ESF13 chromosome 26, ESF131.1, whole genome shotgun sequence genomic window carries:
- the Elp3 gene encoding elongator complex protein 3, giving the protein MGGKRKNEFIHLTVEERKVITVAEVVQELIKSHEAKRNVNLNALKHKISSKYGLETSPRLVDIIAAVPLNYKKILVPKLLAKPIRTASGIAVVAVMCKPHRCPHINMTGNICVYCPGGPDSDFEYSTQSYTGYEPTSMRAIRARYDPYLQTRHRVEQLKQLGHSVDKVEFIVMGGTFMSLPEDYRDFFIRNLHDALSGHKSASVEEAVMYSERSNTKCIGITIETRPDYCLQRHLSDMLKYGCTRLEIGVQSVYEDVALDTNRGHTVKAVCETFHLAKDAGFKVVAHMMPDLPNVDLERDIEQFIHFFESPSFRADGLKIYPTLVIRGTGLYELWKTGRYKSYPPSVLVDLIAKILALVPPWTRVYRVQRDIPMPLVSSGVEHGNLRELALERMRDLGLKCRDVRTREVGITEIHEKVRPYDVEPVRRDYFANGGWETFLSYEDPEQDILVGLLRLRKCSKEMTYRPELLGDTSIVRELHVYGSVVPVSGRDNSKFQHQGYGTLLMQWAEDIAKNEHRSIKIAVISGVGTRNYYRKLGYELQGPYMVKNLTIDYHRAQEVYDGEKLDLSSYDGDRDYEFNLEDDDSEDDKWFATWKSELK; this is encoded by the exons ATGGGtggcaaaagaaaaaacg AATTTATTCACTTAACTGTCGAGGAACGTAAGGTAATTACTGTTGCTGAGGTGGTCCAGGAGCTCATCAAGTCCCACGAAGCCAAGCGAAATGTCAATCTAAATGCATTGAAACACAAAATATCCTCAAAATATGGTCTTGAGACTTCTCCCAGATTGGTCGATATTATTGCTGCTGTGCCCCttaattacaagaaaatattagtACCGAAACTCTTGGCAAAACCAATTAGAACAGCCAGTGGG ATTGCAGTAGTAGCAGTAATGTGTAAACCCCATAGGTGTCCCCATATCAACATGACAGGAAATATATGTGTGTATTGCCCTGGAGGTCCTGACTCTGATTTTGAATATTCTACCCAAAGTTATACAGGATATGAGCCTACATCTATGCGAGCTATTAGGGCTCGCTATGACCCCTACTTGCAAACTCGCCACAGAGTGGAGCAACTCAAACAACTGGGCCATTCAGTTGACAAGGTGGAGTTTATTGTAATGGGTGGCACCTTTATGAGTCTTCCAGAAGATTacagagatttttttattcgaaacCTGCATGATGCCCTTTCGGGACATAAAAGTGCTTCTGTAGAAGAAGCAGTAATGTATTCTGAAAGATCAAATACCAAATGCATCGGAATTACTATAGAAACCCGTCCAGATTACTGTCTGCAAAGGCATTTATCAGACATGCTAAAATATGGATGCACTAGATTAGAAATAGGTGTTCAATCTGTTTATGAGGATGTAGCTTTGGATACAAATAGGGGGCACACAGTGAAGGcagtgtgtgaaacatttcatttgGCAAAAGATGCTGGATTTAAAGTAGTTGCTCATATGATGCCTGATTTACCAAATGTGGATTTAGAAAGAGATATTGAACAGTTTATT cactTCTTTGAAAGTCCATCCTTCAGAGCTGatggtttaaaaatttatccaACTTTAGTAATTAGGGGAACAGGTTTGTATGAGCTTTGGAAAACCGGTCGTTACAAAAGCTACCCACCCTCAGTATTGGTGGACCTTATTGCCAAAATACTGGCCTTAGTGCCACCTTGGACTAGGGTGTATAGAGTTCAACGTGATATCCCTATGCCATTGGTTAG TTCAGGGGTGGAACATGGTAATCTCAGAGAGTTGGCTTTGGAGCGTATGCGAGATTTGGGTTTGAAATGCAGAGATGTACGTACTAGGGAAGTCGGCATAACAGAGATACATGAAAAAGTTAGGCCTTATGATGTGGAACCAGTTCGTAGAGACTATTTTGCAAATGGTGGAtgggaaacatttttaagctaTGAGGATCCAGAGCAAGATATCTTAGTAGGCCTTCTAAG gttGAGAAAGTGCAGCAAAGAAATGACGTATAGGCCTGAACTTCTAGGAGACACTTCAATTGTTAGGGAACTGCATGTTTATGGCAGCGTGGTACCAGTCAGTGGTCGggataattcaaaatttcaacaccAAG GTTATGGAACCCTTTTGATGCAGTGGGCTGAGGATATAGCTAAAAATGAACATAGAAGTATAAAAATCGCTGTAATATCAGGAGTAGGTACCAGGaattattatcgaaaattag GGTATGAGCTTCAAGGCCCCTATATGGTGAAAAACCTAACCATTGATTATCACAGAGCACAAGAAGTTTATGATGGTGAAAAACTAGATTTGAGTTCATATGATGGCGACAGAGATTACGAGTTTAATCTCGAAGACGACGATTCAGAAGATGACAAATGGTTTGCCACGTGGAAGAGCGAGCTTAAATAG
- the mTerf5 gene encoding transcription termination factor 5, mitochondrial — translation MFKRLSFYYPNVNFINVAHRTSYTENYKEANYKILTDACGFSGTEIYGLFKKHPSFHKIEPAVLAESIKFCHKLGFSKWDLLHHSNLLISHPVTKINHYNSLLDSGCKHIDAHLLCRAVKYFKSSIQILKLSGYIDPATNVADCLLSCVKPSIEKPKSLCVSLKVLDTKLWTEVHREILVTWLKKRLEATNDEIAKLLRIHQMIKNKSFRSINENITLAENIGLSRDKILKCGYLLNNYPEYPKIMMQQHPFFAGVDIVKSYKANPKMMMINPRKIMEIYDILKEYNVTDEQIQCKPDVFTMSSVTLRDRLNYIPEVPEFRLLLTHPRMLKLVVHHHKIRNRLNFIRSAKIRCASFKSIGNLADEHFEHFIREGKDYNHPKDVLVFFSQLLNKPCEDIKPKLFSHPYHAYVPFLDIESTYFLLIDMGYLVENLAKCPQILLYPREKVQEKLKIVLDDVRIRNSSQHTQIKLTLYHIEKEFHFTGDGIWRTDIP, via the exons ATGTTTAAAAGGCTGAGTTTTTATTATCCCAAtgtaaactttattaatgtaGCACATAGGACTTCCTACACCGAAAACTACAAAGAGGCgaattataaaattctcacAGACGCTTGTG GTTTCTCTGGAACGGAAATTTACGGGTTGTTCAAAAAACATCCTTCCTTCCACAAAATCGAACCAGCAGTTTTAGCAGAATCAATAAAGTTTTGCCATAAATTgggattttcaaaatgggaCTTGCTACATCACTCCAATTTACTCATTTCCCATCCTGTGACAAAAATTAACCATTACAATTCCCTATTGGATAGTGGTTGCAAACACATTGATGCCCATTTACTTTGTCG ggctgtaaaatattttaaaagtagcATTCAGATATTAAAACTGAGCGGTTATATAGATCCCGCTACTAATGTAGCTGATTGCCTTTTGAGCTGTGTAAAACCATCCATAGAAAAACCCAAATCTTTGTGTGTCAGTTTAAAGGTTCTGGATACTAAGTTGTGGACTGAGGTCCATAGAGAGATTCTTGTAACTTGGTTAA AGAAGCGCCTTGAGGCAACGAATGATGAAATTGCTAAGTTACTGCGTATTCATCAAAtgataaaaaacaaaagcttTAGATCCATCAATGAAAATATTACCTTAGCAGAGAATATAGGACTTAGTAGGGACAAAATACTAAAATGTGGTTATCTGTTAAACAACTACCCAGAGTACCCAAAAATCATGATGCAGCAACATCCATTTTTTGCAGGAGTTGATATTGTTAAGTCATACAAAGCCAATCCAAAAATGATGATGATCAATCCtagaaaaattatggaaatctATGACATTTTAAAG GAATATAATGTCACTGATGAACAAATTCAATGCAAACCAGATGTGTTTACCATGAGTAGTGTAACTCTACGAGACAGGCTGAATTACATTCCTGAAGTGCCCGAATTTCGGCTATTATTGACGCACCCGAGAATGTTAAAGCTTGTAGTCCATCACCATAAGATCAGAAACAGACTGAATTTTATTCGATCAGCTAAAATACGCTGTGCTAGTTTTAAGTCTATTG gcAATTTAGCTGAtgagcattttgaacatttcatTCGAGAGGGTAAGGATTACAACCATCCGAAAGATGTGCTGGTTTTTTTCAGTCAATTACTGAACAAACCCTGTGAAGACATAAagccaaaacttttttcccaTCCTTACCATGCTTATGTCCCTTTTCTTGACATAGAAAGTACATACTTTCTACTAATTGACATGGGATATCTGGTTGAAAATTTAGCGAAGTGTCCTCAGATTTTGTTATATCCTCG AGAGAAAGTCCAGGAGAAGTTAAAGATCGTGTTGGATGATGTAAGAATTCGAAACTCTTCTCAGCATACACAAATAAAACTGACATTATACCACATTGAAAAGGAATTTCATTTTACCGGAGACGGGATTTGGAGAACCGATATACCTTAA
- the LOC136417068 gene encoding thialysine N-epsilon-acetyltransferase translates to MMKQQEINVTIRRAKKEDMAQVFKMIKALAEFEKLEHTVTLDAVTLEKDGFENENPAFTCLVAELSDGYIVGYALYYTSYSTWLGRSIFLEDLYVQPAYRKNGIGTQLFLAVAKIAHETSSKRMDFHVLSWNPAGDFYKRLGAVDMTVHEKWHHFRMDETCLNRLFSPDPNVS, encoded by the exons ATGATGAAGCAACAAGAAATCAACGTGACCATCAGAAGGGCCAAAAAGGAGGATATGGCGCaggtttttaaaatgatcaaG GCTTTAgcggaatttgaaaaattggaacATACAGTGACTCTGGACGCAGTTACCTTGGAAAAAGATGGTTTCGAAAACGAAAATCCAGCATTTACGTGTTTAGTCGCCGAACTTTCGGACGGTTACATAGTAGGTTACGCTCTTTATTACACATCGTACTCCACGTGGTTGGGACGATCGATATTCCTGGAAGACCTTTACGTCCAGCCTGCGTACCGCAAAAATGGTATTGGCACTCAACTGTTCTTAGCAGTAGCAAAAATCGCTCACGAAACATCCAGTAAACGAATGGATTTTCATGTCTTGTCATGGAATCCAGCAGGAGATTTTTACAAGCGATTGGGGGCTGTAGATATGACAGTACACGAAAAATGGCATCATTTTCGAATGGACGAAACCTGCTTGAACAGACTGTTCTCACCAGATCCCAATGTTTCATAA
- the LOC136417066 gene encoding zinc finger protein 8-like yields the protein MFLPRSKCVICGENIARIKFNLKTTKSEKSKTLLLKFVEKLYKNISFLHCNICSSCYQLLNELDVIQQREKELFTQLRDFISKVENCKTSRIPRQPIKTRKDDVDDEPDPEEFEDKLPDLNFKNLPIKVKRIRGASDDPAISKKIGSVPESDCDNDMRNEKVFEQIQSSIQMDLSKHIVQHMTKSKPKTVLCEICGQSFKTKSGYENHMKKHEGAEDEMRLLGLNKIAEGPCFCDVCGKGFNQKASLSRHFVIHTGESRYQCEACGKKFLHHSSFNMHKKIHAGERNFKCDMCDHRFLTNSHLKRHLRATHEKEKNHNCMSCGKKFTENYNLIAHMKIVHKEPTRVDEYVIEEGIKQASLLDQDAGIDVQEVQSVVFNNYVD from the exons atgtttcttccCAGGTCAAAATGTGTAATTTGTGGAGAAAACATAGCAAGGATCAAATTCAACCTGAAGACAACAAAGTCAGAGAAGTCAAAAACTTTACTACTCAAATTTGTAGAGAAACTCTACAAGAACATATCCTTCTTGCATTGCAATATTTGTTCGAGTTGCTACCAACTCTTAAATGAATTGGATGTCATTCAACAAAGAGAAAAAGAGTTGTTTACTCAATTGAGGGATTTCATttcaaaagttgaaaattgcaaaacttcGAGAATCCCTAGACAGCCtattaaaacaagaaaagaTGATGTG GATGATGAGCCTGATCCTGAAGAATTTGAAGATAAATTACCTGAccttaatttcaaaaatttgccaATAAAAGTAAAACGAATAAGAGGGGCGAGTGATGACCCTgccatttcaaagaaaataggtTCAGTTCCTGAAAGTGACTGTGACAATGATATGAGAAATGAAAAGGTTTTTGAACAG ATTCAGTCGTCAATCCAAATGGATTTATCCAAACATATTGTCCAGCACATGACAAAAAGCAAACCCAAAACTGTGCTGTGTGAAATATGTGGTCAAAGCTTTAAAACCAAAAGTGGCTATGAAAATCACATGAAAAAACATGAGGGTGCCGAGGATGAAATGAGACTCTTGGGGTTGAATAAAATAGCAGAAGGACCTTGTTTTTGTGACGTATGTGGTAAAGGTTTCAATCAGAAAGCTTCCTTGAGCAGGCATTTTGTCATTCACACAg gtGAAAGCCGGTATCAATGCGAGGCCTGCGGCAAAAAATTTCTGCACCATAGTTCGTTCAACATGCACAAAAAAATCCACGCGGGCGagcgaaattttaaatgcgACATGTGCGATCATCGTTTTCTCACTAATTCGCATCTAAAACGACACCTACGAGCTACtcatgaaaaagaaaaaaatcataattgcATGTCTTGTGGGAAAAAATTCACAGAAAACTACAATCTTATAGCTCATATGAAAATCGTTCATAAAGAACCTACGCGAGTCGATGAATATGTGATCGAAGAAGGTATAAAGCAAGCGTCACTTCTAGATCAAGATGCTGGAATTGACGTCCAGGAAGTGCAAAGTGtggtatttaataattatgtagATTAA